From Solibacillus sp. FSL W7-1464:
TGACAGTACTTTTATTTCATTGCTATATTTCATTAAAAACCACGGGAGCATTATCAATATCGAAAACAGCATACGGTAAAATGCAATAACTCCAGCATCTGCACTTGCAAGTTTTACAAAAATCGCAGAAAGGGAAACAGAGATTACCCCAATTATTATAGGAATATACGGGTGGATTGGTGGTCTTTCCACTAAAACCCCTTCTTTCTATATATCTATATTATCTAATACGAAATATTTTGTGATACCTCATATTCACATTATCAAACTATACCTTATTAAAGATTTTTTTTCGAGAGGATTTGAATTCCATTTTATATGAAGGAGATGTTTGGATATGGAATGGTTAGCGAATGATAAATTTACGGTAGAAATTTTATTAAAATTACTAATTGCGGCTACACTAAGTTTAATAATTGGTATCGAAAGGGAATTGAAAAAGAAACCAGTCGGTCTAAAGACAAGTTTAGTAATCGCGACATTCAGTTGTTTACTTACAATCATCTCAATTGAGACTGCCTATTCAACTCCTGCTCGGGACGATATTAACATTACGATGGATCCATTGCGTTTAGCCGCGCAAATTGTAAGCGGTATTGGTTTTTTAGGAGCCGGTGTTATTTTGCGTAAAGGGAATGACAGTATTACCGGGCTTACGACAGCCGCCATGATTTGGGGAGCCGCCGCTATCGGAATTGCTGTAGGCGCAGGTTTTTATATTGAAGCATTTATTACGGTCCTTATTGTCGTATTGGGAATTGAACTTCTTGCTCCCTTCCTATTGAGGTTCGGTCCAAAACGTCTAAGAATGCGCGAAGTTTCTTTAATTATTAATACCGACCAGGCAGACAATATAAAAAATGTCGTCGATTATCTGAGGGAGCATGATATGTATATCGATAATATTTCAATTCGAGATGTACCATTTTCCGAAAAATTATTACATGAAATCGATATACGATTATCTACCGTCGAAACGAACCATACTATCGAACTTTATAACCGGCTCCGAAAATTGGATTATGTAGTAAATATTAAAATTGAATATTTAGATTAACGGAGGAAAACGCAATGGGAGAACTATTTAAATTACTCAAAGATGGTAATAAACCATCCTTACTAGCTGCA
This genomic window contains:
- a CDS encoding MgtC/SapB family protein, translated to MEWLANDKFTVEILLKLLIAATLSLIIGIERELKKKPVGLKTSLVIATFSCLLTIISIETAYSTPARDDINITMDPLRLAAQIVSGIGFLGAGVILRKGNDSITGLTTAAMIWGAAAIGIAVGAGFYIEAFITVLIVVLGIELLAPFLLRFGPKRLRMREVSLIINTDQADNIKNVVDYLREHDMYIDNISIRDVPFSEKLLHEIDIRLSTVETNHTIELYNRLRKLDYVVNIKIEYLD